From Labrus bergylta chromosome 22, fLabBer1.1, whole genome shotgun sequence, one genomic window encodes:
- the plscr3b gene encoding phospholipid scramblase 3b isoform X2, protein MSAPGYPGGPHQPPYPMTQPGGHSVAPYPSAPGYGNPHQAPPPGFMDYNSGPPPVMYQPSQVGPGPVPGPQYGGPPGGISPAPVGVPAAVAVGVPPGLEYLTQIDQILIHQKIELLEAFIGFETNNQYEIKNSLGQKIYKAKEKNDCCTRNCCGSLRSFDMKIKDNMDREVIRLIRPFRCVSCWCPCCLQEMEVQAPPGTTVGYVKQDWHPFVPKFSIQGPNKETVMKLEGPCFACNCCGDVNFELKSKDGDTPIGRISKQWSGLLKEVFTDTDNFGIQFPMDMDVKMKAVLMGACFLIDFMFFEKVGEANQRSTVFS, encoded by the exons gctATCCAGGCGGTCCGCACCAGCCACCCTATCCCATGACTCAACCCGGCGGTCACTCCGTAGCGCCTTATCCCTCTGCTCCAGGGTATGGCAACCCCCATCAAGCCCCTCCACCGGGCTTCATGGACTACAATTCAGGCCCGCCTCCTGTCATGTACCAGCCCAGTCAGGTGGGCCCAGGACCAGTTCCAGGACCGCAGTATGGGGGCCCTCCTGGAGGGATCTCCCCTGCCCCTGTTGGTGTACCGGCTGCGGTTGCTGTCGGGGTGCCACCGGGCCTGGAGTACCTGACACAG ATAGACCAGATCCTCATCCATCAgaaaatagaactcctagaag CATTCATCGGATTTGAGACCAACAACCAGTatgagattaaaaacagtctggGCCAAAAGATCTACAAAGCCAAAGAGAAGAACGACTGCTGCACCAGGAACTGCTGTGGCTCTCTGCGCAGCTTCGACATGAAGATCAAAGACAACATGGACAGGGAAGTCATCCGTCTCATCCGGCCTTTCCGCTGCGTCTCCTGCTGGTGTCCCTGCTGCTTGCAAGAG ATGGAGGTCCAGGCACCACCGGGCACCACCGTAGGTTACGTCAAACAGGACTGGCACCCTTTCGTGCCAAAGTTTTCCATCCAGGGACCCAACAAGGAGACCGTGATGAAACTCGAGGGGCCCTGCTTCGCCTGCAACTGCTGTGGAGACGTCAActttgag CTGAAGAGTAAAGACGGTGACACGCCCATCGGTCGCATCAGCAAGCAGTGGAGCGGCCTGTTGAAGGAAGTCTTCACAGACACGGACAACTTTGGCATCCAGTTCCCGATGGACATGGACGTGAAGATGAAAGCCGTGCTGATGGGAGCCTGCTTCCTTATT GATTTCATGTTCTTTGAGAAGGTCGGGGAGGCCAACCAGCGCAGCACGGTCTTTTCTTAA
- the trmt44 gene encoding probable tRNA (uracil-O(2)-)-methyltransferase, with translation MPKLFDIKFPGGCKTLPEGFWSSVDVWIKKPHVVNKRVCGVKETESEDVGREELLFLLQDPELSLHVFSFLDGRDSPAQTHAQEKAWTSSVRTFIPKVNNYGATLHKEVIVKDFRRQQVTFLPFEEDSEKKVTLKRGNIYQIQLLHQDCEEWSLELHALTPDAWFSDGVAYPKLPWLSSDLLPKLVRWATECRSSEFKSTLSLLPVEKYSVMYQQLKEKYKAMVKVWPEVTDPEKFVYEDVAIASYLLVLWAEERAERGLTAPQSFVDLGCGNGLLVHILTNEGHPGKGIDVRRRKIWDMFGPGTLLEEKAITPSEGFLFPRTDWLIGNHSDELTPWIPVIAARSSYSCRFFVLPCCFFDFYGKYQRRQCKKSQYKEYIDFIAEVSGVSGFITEEDCLRIPSTKRVCLVGKSRNYELPDGAEAEQRRACYVQSRQAASGVNVQGSHIGNDGDCSLGNIETGRTPGSSWGAGFQPRDRVETVRNCAALPRDFVDRVVLRVANVLLGMTDDGGRESTSAWNRGGSLSVSEVAGLLEQEALQLLKKECGGLQTLLKNNHQVFRVEGGRVHIRDWRDKKSSRSDAKKKPIAPGAMKTRPCWFHDHHPQRCPLQAEECPFAHGPDDLRPSTRPLKKMKKTLSSE, from the exons ATGCCCAAACTGTTTGACATAAAGTTTCCAGGAGGGTGTAAGACTCTTCCTGAAGGCTTTTGGTCGTCGGTGGACGTGTGGATAAAGAAACCTCACGTTGTAAACAAACGTGTTTGCGGAGTGAAGGAGACGGAGAGTGAAGATGTGGGcagagaggagctgctgttTCTGCTCCAGGATCCTGAACTCTCTCTccatgtgttttctttcttggaTGGCAGAGATTCACCTGCGCAGACACATGCCCAGGAAAAAGCCTGGACTTCCAGTGTCAGAACATTTATCCCTAAAGTCAACAATTATGGGGCAACCCTGCATAAAGAAGTGATTGTCAAAG ACTTTCGCAGACAACAGGTGACCTTTCTTCCATTTGAAGAGGATTCGGAGAAAAAGGTGACTCTGAAGAGGGGCAACATTTATCAGATCCAGCTCCTCCATCAGGACTGCGAGGAGTG GAGCTTGGAGCTGCACGCCTTGACTCCAGACGCCTGGTTCTCTGACGGCGTTGCGTACCCAAAGCTGCCCTGGCTGTCCTCTGACCTTCTGCCCAAACTGGTCCGCTGGGCCACCGAGTGCAGGAGCAGCGAGTTCAAGAGCACGTTGTCTCTGCTGCCGGTGGAGAAGTACAGCGTCATGTACCAGCAGCTGAAGGAGAAGTACAAGGCCATGGTCAAG GTTTGGCCTGAAGTTACGGACCCCGAGAAGTTTGTCTACGAGGATGTAGCCATCGCCTCCTATCTGCTC GTGCTGTGGGCCGAGGAGCGAGCAGAGAGAGGCCTGACTGCCCCACAATCCTTTGTGGACCTAGGCTGTGGAAACGGCCTCCTGGTTCACATACTGACCAACGAGGGG CATCCTGGAAAGGGCATCGACGTCCGGAGGAGGAAGATCTGGGACATGTTCGGCCCCGGCACTCTGCTGGAG GAAAAAGCAATTACTCCCAGCGAGGGCTTCTTATTCCCGCGTACGGACTGGCTGATTGGGAACCACTCAGACGAGCTCACGCCGTGGATCCCTGTTATAGCAGCCAG gtCGTCTTACTCCTGCCGCTTCTTCGTCCTGCCCTGCTGTTTCTTCGACTTCTACGGGAAGTACCAGAGACGCCAGTGTAAGAAGTCCCAGTACAAAGAATACATCGACTTCATCGCGGAGGTCAGCGGGGTCAGTGGCTTCATCACGGAGGAGGACTGCCTGAGAATACCGTCCACCAAACGG GTGTGTCTGGTGGGAAAGTCAAGAAACTACGAGCTACCTGATGGAGCCGAAGCTGAGCAGCGAAGAGCTTGTTACGTTCAAAGCCGCCAGGCAGCCTCAGGGGTCAACGTTCAAGGGTCACACATCGGAAATGATGGGGACTGTTCCCTTGGAAACATAGAGACTGGCAGGACCCCCGGGAGCAGCTGGGGAGCCGGGTTCCAGCCCAGAGACAGGGTTGAAACGGTTCGAAACTGTGCTGCTCTCCCGCGGGATTTTGTCGATCGCGTTGTCCTGCGCGTTGCCAATGTGCTTCTGGGAATGACCGATGATGGCGGCAGGGAGTCCACCAGCGCCTGGAACAGAGGAG gAAGCCTCTCTGTGAGCGAGGTTGCCGGCCTGTTGGAGCAGGAGGCCCTGCAGCTCCTGAAGAAGGAGTGTGGAGGCCTTCAGACGCTGCTCAAGAACAACCACCAAGTCTTCAGAG TGGAAGGAGGGAGGGTTCACATCAGAGACTGGCGGGACAAGAAGTCTTCTCGGTCAGATGCCAAGAAGAAGCCCATTGCGCCTGGTGCCATGAAAACCCGCCCCTGCTGGTTCCATGACCACCATCCTCAGCGCTGCCCCCTGCAGGCGGAAGAGTGCCCCTTCGCCCACGGACCGGATGACCTCAGACCCTCAACCAGACCCctaaagaagatgaaaaaaaccCTATCTTCTGAGTGA
- the tnk1 gene encoding non-receptor tyrosine-protein kinase TNK1 — translation MPKWITCIGASVFNTKLSPTEYLKYFHKRKFGRVMLMDQDTQWLYSLLAEVQLEKFYLRVRDGLNITRIDHFAYVKESDLESIGISKPAQRRLWEALKRFKIKSRSRLPKQLSRGPDGPEQLGGGVPAQIQEGGSRALPCLIQDSELTLGEKLGSGSFGVVKKGEWHTPTGRVLPVAVKSLRSSASRQTESLTDFLQEVTTMQSLDHPNIIRLYGVVLTQPLKMVTELAPLGSLYDTLRSRQYQYPLVRLWLFATQIVAGMDYLETRRFIHRDLAARNVLLASREIVKIGDFGLMRGLSQEADHYIMAAHRRIPFAWCAPESLRIGSFSHASDVWMFGVTLWEMFTYCEEPWFGLSGRQILWRVEREGERLEKPPDCPQELYAVMRKCWACSPSDRPTFAHLSTMVAEAKPKEVQATRDFAEPRKLALAANDLVTVIDHGLELCEWRGQNHRTQTVGWFPASLSVPVLPPAVAATLTGNAASNIPHISVPLRGSLQHIGHGDMKPDRNWGTPKGLDENNSWRLREKDGTNLQKMAGMSLSLESVLSGQRPRAHTVGAFRVDHQGRLLPLVMGAHSADMQKDPRRFSEAGLASLAPPARPPPPNLKHLTKKPPARPSIQPLPGTSWPPQVVMLPPAQTQPPPQHLPQPQLGIGGSNLAKMSHMARSTPQLDDVTDGERERGRERDKSPQVHTTRDNLIAQVMEAVHGVTVEEVHGALQRNDWNPVRAEQQLKLEQLYSLSLCSREDCLKFLSRHQWNLQLASRHLIRWSQDDRQGTGERERPQIGNERRV, via the exons ATGCCAAAATGGATCACTTGTATCGGGGCGTCTGTGTTTAACACAAAGCTGTCACCGACTGAATACCTGAAGTATTTTCATAAACG AAAGTTTGGCCGGGTCATGCTGATGGACCAGGACACTCAGTGGCTGTACTCACTCCTGGCTGAGGTCCAGCTGGAGAAGTTCTACCTGCGCGTCAGAGATGGACTCAACATCACGCGCATCGATCACTTCGCCTACGTGAAGGAGAGCGACCTGGAGAGTATCGGAATCAGCAAACCTG CTCAAAGAAGACTATGGGAGGCTCTAAAACGCTTCAAGATAAAATCACGATCGCGGCTGCCGAAG CAATTAAGTCGAGGTCCGGACGGGCCGGAGCAGCTAGGTGGAGGCGTGCCGGCTCAGATTCAGGAGGGGGGGAGCCGTGCTCTGCCCTGTCTGATCCAGGACAGCGAGCTGACTCTGGGAGAGAAGCTTGGCTCGGGGTCTTTCGGGGTGGTGAAGAAGGGAGAGTGGCACACACCTACTGGGAGAGTG TTGCCTGTAGCAGTAAAGTCCCTGAGGAGCAGCGCGTCCAGGCAGACGGAATCACTGACCGACTTCCTCCAAGAGGTGACCACCATGCAGTCGTTGGACCACCCCAACATCATCCGCCTCTATGGTGTGGTGCTCACACAGCCCCTCAAAATG GTAACAGAGTTGGCCCCCTTAGGCTCGCTGTACGACACTCTGCGCTCACGTCAGTACCAGTACCCTCTGGTCCGCCTCTGGCTCTTTGCCACTCAGATTGTGGCGGGGATGGATTACCTGGAGACCAGGAGGTTCATCCACAGGGACCTAGCTGCGAGGAACGTGCTGCTGGCATCCAGGGAGATAGTGAAGATCGGGGACTTTGGCCTTATGAGAGGCTTGAGCCAGGAGGCCGATCACTACATCATGGCAGCACACAGGAGGATCCCGTTTGCATG GTGCGCTCCAGAGAGTCTCCGTATCGGCTCGTTCTCCCACGCCTCTGACGTGTGGATGTTTGGTGTCACCCTGTGGGAGATGTTCACCTACTGTGAGGAGCCCTGGTTCGGTCTGTCAGGCAGACAG ATTTTGTGGCGTGTGGAGCGGGAAGGGGAGCGTCTGGAGAAACCGCCGGATTGCCCCCAAGAGCTGTACGCCGTGATGAGGAAGTGCTGGGCCTGCAGTCCGAGCGACAGACCCACCTTTGCTCATCTTTCTACGATGGTTGCAGAG gCTAAACCAAAGGAGGTACAAGCAACCAGAGACTTTGCTGAACCCAGGAAACTCGCCCTCGCGGCCAACGACCTTGTGACCGTCATAGACCATGG tCTGGAGTTGTGTGAGTGGAGAGGTCAGAACCACAGGACGCAAACAGTCGGCTGGTTTCCTGCCAGCCTCTCTGTGCCTGTTCTCCCTCCTGCTGTCGCCGCCACACTCACCGGCAACGCTGCTTCTAACATCCCCCACATCTCAGTCCCACTAAGGGGCAGCCTGCAACACATCGGGCATGGAGACATGAAACCTGATCGCAACTGGGGAACACCTAAGGGCCTGGACGA GAATAACAGCTGGAGGCTGAGGGAGAAGGATGGAACCAATCTGCAGAAAATGGCAG GAATGTCTCTGAGCCTGGAGTCCGTCCTGAGCGGACAACGTCCTCGGGCTCACACAGTAGGCGCGTTCCGAGTGGATCACCAGGGCCGACTGCTGCCCCTCGTAATGGGGGCTCACAGTGCGGATATGCAGAAGGACCCACGCCGCTTCAGCGAGGCCGGCCTTGCCAGCCTTGCCCCCCCTGCCCGTCCACCGCCTCCCAACTTAAAGCACCTGACAAAGAAACCACCGGCAAGGCCCAGCATTCAGCCTCTCCCTGGGACCTCATGGCCTCCACAGGTGGTCATGCTCCCTCCGGCGCAGACTCAACCTCCACCCCAGCACCTACCTCAACCTCAGCTGGGCATTGGGGGTTCAAACCTGGCTAAAATGTCCCACATGGCACGCTCGACCCCGCAGTTGGATGACGTCACGGATGGAGAGAGGGAACgaggcagagaaagagacaagtCACCTCAAGTGCACACCACGAGGGACAACCTCATCGCACAG GTTATGGAGGCCGTACATGGAGTGACCGTTGAAGAGGTTCATGGTGCACTTCAACGGAATGACTGGAACCCTGTGAGAGCCGAACAACAACTCAAG ttggagcagctgtactCGCTGAGCCTCTGCTCCAGAGAGGACTGTCTTAAGTTCCTCTCCAGGCACCAGTGGAACCTGCAGTTGGCCAGCCGCCACCTGATCCGATGGTCACAGGACGACAGACAAGGAACTGGAGAGAGGGAGCGACCCCAAATTGGCAATGAAAGACGCGTCTGA
- the plscr3b gene encoding phospholipid scramblase 3b isoform X1: MSTAIIHTHTYTDRSLGLSPSGDLNACCYCIFFLVYFARAELFSYPGGPHQPPYPMTQPGGHSVAPYPSAPGYGNPHQAPPPGFMDYNSGPPPVMYQPSQVGPGPVPGPQYGGPPGGISPAPVGVPAAVAVGVPPGLEYLTQIDQILIHQKIELLEAFIGFETNNQYEIKNSLGQKIYKAKEKNDCCTRNCCGSLRSFDMKIKDNMDREVIRLIRPFRCVSCWCPCCLQEMEVQAPPGTTVGYVKQDWHPFVPKFSIQGPNKETVMKLEGPCFACNCCGDVNFELKSKDGDTPIGRISKQWSGLLKEVFTDTDNFGIQFPMDMDVKMKAVLMGACFLIDFMFFEKVGEANQRSTVFS, encoded by the exons atgagcactgccattatccacacacacacatacactgacaGATCTCTCGGTCTTAGTCCCAGCGGTGACCTGAATGCTTGTTGctattgcattttctttttggtcTACTTTGCAAGGGCAGAACTTTTTA gctATCCAGGCGGTCCGCACCAGCCACCCTATCCCATGACTCAACCCGGCGGTCACTCCGTAGCGCCTTATCCCTCTGCTCCAGGGTATGGCAACCCCCATCAAGCCCCTCCACCGGGCTTCATGGACTACAATTCAGGCCCGCCTCCTGTCATGTACCAGCCCAGTCAGGTGGGCCCAGGACCAGTTCCAGGACCGCAGTATGGGGGCCCTCCTGGAGGGATCTCCCCTGCCCCTGTTGGTGTACCGGCTGCGGTTGCTGTCGGGGTGCCACCGGGCCTGGAGTACCTGACACAG ATAGACCAGATCCTCATCCATCAgaaaatagaactcctagaag CATTCATCGGATTTGAGACCAACAACCAGTatgagattaaaaacagtctggGCCAAAAGATCTACAAAGCCAAAGAGAAGAACGACTGCTGCACCAGGAACTGCTGTGGCTCTCTGCGCAGCTTCGACATGAAGATCAAAGACAACATGGACAGGGAAGTCATCCGTCTCATCCGGCCTTTCCGCTGCGTCTCCTGCTGGTGTCCCTGCTGCTTGCAAGAG ATGGAGGTCCAGGCACCACCGGGCACCACCGTAGGTTACGTCAAACAGGACTGGCACCCTTTCGTGCCAAAGTTTTCCATCCAGGGACCCAACAAGGAGACCGTGATGAAACTCGAGGGGCCCTGCTTCGCCTGCAACTGCTGTGGAGACGTCAActttgag CTGAAGAGTAAAGACGGTGACACGCCCATCGGTCGCATCAGCAAGCAGTGGAGCGGCCTGTTGAAGGAAGTCTTCACAGACACGGACAACTTTGGCATCCAGTTCCCGATGGACATGGACGTGAAGATGAAAGCCGTGCTGATGGGAGCCTGCTTCCTTATT GATTTCATGTTCTTTGAGAAGGTCGGGGAGGCCAACCAGCGCAGCACGGTCTTTTCTTAA